The Manihot esculenta cultivar AM560-2 chromosome 11, M.esculenta_v8, whole genome shotgun sequence genome includes a region encoding these proteins:
- the LOC110626551 gene encoding probable complex I intermediate-associated protein 30, with amino-acid sequence MSRFRALWQASLNATKKALTWNLEDLMPPSEKLIFNFNSKEELKNWHLYSDSEYGGLSSASLEITDAGNGLKGVFSGNLSLEVSQDSKWNISRSGFCGMRSKKFDGFIDLDAYDTIALKLKGDGRCYISTIYTENWVNSPGQMEDNSWQAFVSVPKDNWYIAKIPLARYLPTWRGNVIDAKLEMNQSRILGMSLSVNAGGGIPGTRSGPGDFNVEIDWIKALRTQ; translated from the exons CCCTCACAtggaatcttgaagatttgatgcCTCCAAGCGAGAAGCTCATATTCAATTTCAATTCGAAGGAAGAGCTAAAAAACTGGCATTTATATTCAGATTCTGAGTATGGAG GTTTATCCTCAGCTTCCTTGGAGATCACAGATGCTGGAAATGGACTAAAGG ggGTTTTCTCAGGGAATCTATCATTGGAGGTTTCTCAGGACTCAAAGTGGAATATAAGTAGAAGCGGTTTCTGCGGAATGCGATCCAAGAAG TTTGATGGCTTTATTGATCTAGATGCATATGATACAATAGCTCTAAAGCTTAAAGGTGACGGAAGATGCTACATATCCACT ATTTATACGGAGAATTGGGTAAATTCACCAGGACAAATGGAAGACAATTCCTGGCAAGCTTTTGTTTCTGTACCCAAAGACAACTGGTATATTGCAAAG ATTCCTCTTGCTCGATATTTGCCAACGTGGAGAGGAAATGTGATAGATGCAAAGTTGGAAATGAATCAATCGCGCATTCTGGGCATGTCCCTATCTGTTAATGCAGGTGGTGGCATCCCTGGTACCAGATCAGGACCAGGTGATTTCAATGTTGAAATCGATTGGATCAAAGCCTTGAGAACCCAGTGA